In a single window of the Salmo trutta chromosome 23, fSalTru1.1, whole genome shotgun sequence genome:
- the LOC115159865 gene encoding probable global transcription activator SNF2L2 isoform X1: MLAPLLGFCFSSDQLMKRLAARRYAGLLILSPPAAAAAHPATTHSDPQSQTADCSQENGALEDMEEDISLKKRKGDHHGDKDSESRDSGQEAGGEKVKKRRGRPPAEKLPPNPPELTKQLNTLVDMVINYKDGLGRQISKGFVQLPSRKEVPEYYELIRKPVDFRRIRERVRNHKYRSVGDLEKDIILLCHNAQTFNLEGSQIFEDSIVLKSVFESARQRIVIDNEEKKDSTAICDDGGRDNQFGSSEVKTVTKQVKQRMKKEERSRKMKVKKTVYSDVDSDEDLEDNTAKDEG; this comes from the exons ATGCTTGCCCCCCTTCTGGGTTTCTGCTTTTCGAGTGATCAGCTGATGAAGAGGCTAGCAGCTCGCCGCTATGCTGGCTTGCTAATTCTCTCCCCTCCAGCTGCAGCCGCAGCCCATCCAGCTACAACCCATTCTGATCCACAGAGTCAGACTGCAGACTGCAGCCAG GAGAACGGGGCCTTGGAGGACATGGAGGAGGACATCAGCCTAAAGAAACGGAAAGGTGATCACCATGGCGACAAAGACTCTGAGTCCCGAGACTCCGGCCAGGAGGCTGGAGGTGAAAAGGTCAAGAAACGCAGAGGTAGACCTCCGGCAGAGAAACTGCCCCCCAACCCTCCCGAGCTCACCAAGCAGCTTAACACACTGGTGGACATGGTTATCAACTACAAAGACGG GTTGGGCCGTCAGATCAGCAAAGGCTTCGTCCAGCTGCCTTCTAGGAAGGAGGTGCCAGAGTACTATGAGTTGATCCGCAAGcctgtggacttcaggaggatcAGG GAGCGTGTGCGCAATCACAAGTACCGGAGTGTGGGAGATCTGGAGAAGGACATCATACTGCTGTGTCACAATGCCCAGACCTTCAACTTGGAGGGATCTCAG ATATTTGAGGACTCAATCGTTCTCAAGTCTGTGTTTGAGAGTGCACGACAGAGGATCGTGATTGACAATGAGGAGAAAAAGGACAGCACTGCCATCTGTGACGATGGAGGTCGAGACAATCAGTTTGGTTCATCAGAAG TGAAAACGGTGACAAAGCAGGTGAAACAGAGGATGAAGAAAGAGGAGCGGAGCAGAAAGATGAAGGTCAAGAAGACAGTCTACAGTGATGTAGACAGCGATGAGGATCTGGAGGACAATACAGCTAAAGATGAGGGTTGA
- the LOC115159865 gene encoding probable global transcription activator SNF2L2 isoform X2 — protein sequence MLAPLLGFCFSSDQLMKRLAARRYAGLLILSPPAAAAAHPATTHSDPQSQTADCSQNGALEDMEEDISLKKRKGDHHGDKDSESRDSGQEAGGEKVKKRRGRPPAEKLPPNPPELTKQLNTLVDMVINYKDGLGRQISKGFVQLPSRKEVPEYYELIRKPVDFRRIRERVRNHKYRSVGDLEKDIILLCHNAQTFNLEGSQIFEDSIVLKSVFESARQRIVIDNEEKKDSTAICDDGGRDNQFGSSEVKTVTKQVKQRMKKEERSRKMKVKKTVYSDVDSDEDLEDNTAKDEG from the exons ATGCTTGCCCCCCTTCTGGGTTTCTGCTTTTCGAGTGATCAGCTGATGAAGAGGCTAGCAGCTCGCCGCTATGCTGGCTTGCTAATTCTCTCCCCTCCAGCTGCAGCCGCAGCCCATCCAGCTACAACCCATTCTGATCCACAGAGTCAGACTGCAGACTGCAGCCAG AACGGGGCCTTGGAGGACATGGAGGAGGACATCAGCCTAAAGAAACGGAAAGGTGATCACCATGGCGACAAAGACTCTGAGTCCCGAGACTCCGGCCAGGAGGCTGGAGGTGAAAAGGTCAAGAAACGCAGAGGTAGACCTCCGGCAGAGAAACTGCCCCCCAACCCTCCCGAGCTCACCAAGCAGCTTAACACACTGGTGGACATGGTTATCAACTACAAAGACGG GTTGGGCCGTCAGATCAGCAAAGGCTTCGTCCAGCTGCCTTCTAGGAAGGAGGTGCCAGAGTACTATGAGTTGATCCGCAAGcctgtggacttcaggaggatcAGG GAGCGTGTGCGCAATCACAAGTACCGGAGTGTGGGAGATCTGGAGAAGGACATCATACTGCTGTGTCACAATGCCCAGACCTTCAACTTGGAGGGATCTCAG ATATTTGAGGACTCAATCGTTCTCAAGTCTGTGTTTGAGAGTGCACGACAGAGGATCGTGATTGACAATGAGGAGAAAAAGGACAGCACTGCCATCTGTGACGATGGAGGTCGAGACAATCAGTTTGGTTCATCAGAAG TGAAAACGGTGACAAAGCAGGTGAAACAGAGGATGAAGAAAGAGGAGCGGAGCAGAAAGATGAAGGTCAAGAAGACAGTCTACAGTGATGTAGACAGCGATGAGGATCTGGAGGACAATACAGCTAAAGATGAGGGTTGA